Proteins from a single region of Chryseobacterium sp. W4I1:
- a CDS encoding GDP-mannose 4,6-dehydratase, producing the protein MTYLVTGGSGFIGSHLIERLLRNGHSVINVDNFDDFYNYQIKIKNTLESIGKIPDFEFSGKEADISHLTAISQSDQYQLYYQDIRDKKGLETIFRNHQIDLVIHLAALAGVRPSIERPLDYEEVNVRGTMNLWELCKDFNIKKFVCASSSSVYGNNEKTPFNETDNVDHPISPYAATKKSVEILGHVYHELYHIDMIQLRFFTVYGPRQRPDLAIHKFTKLISEGQEIPFYGDGNTARDYTYIDDIIDGITKSVLYLEANADIYEIINLGESEVVTLSEMVATIENTLGISATRKTLPMQPGDVQKTNADIAKARTLIGYKPDTDFQNGIKKFVEWFLRNDMK; encoded by the coding sequence ATGACTTATCTTGTAACTGGAGGAAGCGGGTTTATCGGTTCTCATTTAATAGAACGATTATTAAGAAATGGACATTCTGTCATAAACGTTGACAATTTTGATGATTTCTACAACTATCAGATCAAAATTAAAAATACTTTAGAGTCTATCGGCAAAATTCCGGATTTTGAGTTCTCGGGCAAAGAGGCTGACATCAGTCATTTAACTGCCATTTCCCAGTCTGATCAGTATCAGCTTTATTACCAGGACATCAGAGATAAAAAAGGGCTTGAAACTATTTTCAGAAACCATCAGATAGACCTTGTCATTCATCTTGCAGCGCTTGCAGGCGTACGCCCTTCCATTGAAAGACCTTTAGACTATGAAGAAGTGAATGTCCGCGGAACGATGAATCTTTGGGAGCTATGTAAAGACTTCAATATCAAAAAGTTTGTATGCGCATCTTCTTCAAGTGTTTATGGTAACAATGAAAAGACTCCTTTTAATGAAACAGACAATGTAGACCATCCGATTTCACCTTATGCCGCTACCAAAAAAAGTGTTGAAATTTTAGGACATGTTTACCATGAGCTTTATCATATAGATATGATCCAGCTTCGTTTTTTCACGGTATACGGGCCACGGCAAAGACCTGACCTGGCTATCCATAAGTTTACAAAGCTGATCTCGGAAGGTCAGGAAATTCCATTCTATGGAGATGGAAATACAGCCCGAGATTACACTTACATAGATGATATCATCGACGGAATCACAAAATCAGTCCTTTATCTGGAAGCCAATGCTGATATTTATGAAATTATTAATCTCGGAGAAAGCGAAGTGGTCACTTTATCTGAGATGGTAGCGACTATAGAAAACACACTTGGAATTTCTGCCACGAGGAAAACTCTGCCAATGCAGCCGGGTGATGTCCAGAAAACCAATGCAGATATTGCCAAAGCAAGGACATTAATAGGCTACAAACCAGACACGGACTTCCAAAATGGCATAAAAAAATTTGTGGAATGGTTTTTGAGAAATGACATGAAGTAA
- a CDS encoding DUF2795 domain-containing protein, with translation MYWTLELASYLSDAPWPMTKAELIDYAIRTGAPMEVVENLQAIEDEGEIYESIEEVWSDYPTDEDFLWNEDEY, from the coding sequence ATGTACTGGACATTAGAACTAGCCTCATATCTAAGTGACGCACCTTGGCCAATGACAAAAGCAGAACTTATTGACTACGCAATCAGAACTGGTGCACCTATGGAAGTAGTAGAAAACCTTCAGGCCATCGAAGACGAAGGAGAAATCTATGAATCTATCGAAGAGGTTTGGAGCGACTATCCTACCGATGAGGATTTCCTTTGGAACGAAGACGAATATTAA
- a CDS encoding TonB-dependent siderophore receptor — translation MKNVLMCASLLGSMLTFAQEKDTLKSNDIEEVVVNGKYYKKYVEKQGSSSLRLDEELIKIPQNISIITGRALEDQQVTTLSDGVLRNVAGAQRLEHWGDMYTRVNMRGSRAAAFMNGVNVTSNWGPLSEDMSFVDHIEFIKGPSGFLMSNGEPSGIYNIVTKKPTGNSLNGSAKVTLGSFNMYRGEADVDTKITDKVAFRLNLMAQNKNSFRDYEFNDRYIINPSLKVKLSDKTTLTAEYIYQKAKMSEVGSAYVFSFDGYKAKPVRYTTTDPSVDPTKVDNNTVNINLQHEFNKNWKLTSQLTYVNEYTMGSDIWPSNFEGNYMIRRVNYWEADNTMKFGQVFLNGFVKTGPVSHKILAGLDLGSKKYMADWSQGYNLDKFNANGDYNADPQNPNTVADYNYWYNTNTQNYDINGGLAYSGPNGQYKAFDASKPLSVRAGAGSTIDQNYTGLYLQDELGFFNDALRLTLAARYTNVKEISYGTKSEANRITPRIGLSYSIDENMSAYALYDQSFVPQAGLFRDGTTATPLTGNNIEVGVKKDWFGGKWNTTVSLYNINKNNEITGDPDQTNNPNGKYSILLGKTRVQGVEFDLKGEITRGFNAIFNYAFTENKFTETTAKANKGDKVPGYAKHTANGWLNYTFTDGLLEGFGLSFGGTYLAGRSSWDWGSTNSLQMGDYVKFDAGASWENRKFRVGLNVFNVFNRYLYSGSPYGNYYYYQADAPRNFKLSIGYKF, via the coding sequence ATGAAAAATGTACTGATGTGTGCCTCGTTATTGGGTTCTATGCTAACCTTTGCTCAGGAAAAAGATACTCTTAAATCTAATGATATTGAGGAAGTTGTTGTCAATGGAAAGTATTATAAGAAATATGTGGAAAAGCAAGGTTCTTCTTCCTTACGTCTGGATGAAGAGCTTATCAAGATACCGCAAAACATCTCCATTATTACGGGAAGAGCGTTGGAAGACCAACAGGTAACCACTTTAAGTGACGGTGTATTGAGAAATGTTGCAGGAGCACAGAGATTGGAACATTGGGGCGACATGTATACCAGAGTAAACATGAGAGGCTCCAGAGCTGCAGCTTTTATGAACGGAGTAAATGTAACTTCTAACTGGGGTCCATTGAGTGAAGATATGAGCTTCGTAGATCATATTGAATTTATAAAAGGTCCTTCAGGATTCTTAATGTCAAACGGTGAACCAAGTGGAATCTACAATATTGTCACTAAAAAACCTACAGGAAATTCGCTAAACGGAAGTGCAAAAGTAACGCTGGGAAGCTTCAATATGTACAGAGGAGAAGCTGATGTAGACACCAAAATCACTGATAAAGTTGCTTTCAGACTGAATTTAATGGCTCAGAATAAAAACAGTTTCAGAGACTATGAATTCAACGACAGGTATATTATTAACCCTTCACTAAAAGTAAAACTAAGTGATAAAACCACTTTGACAGCGGAATACATTTACCAGAAAGCTAAAATGTCTGAGGTTGGTTCTGCTTATGTGTTCAGTTTTGATGGCTACAAAGCAAAGCCGGTCCGATATACAACTACGGATCCAAGCGTTGATCCTACCAAGGTTGACAATAATACGGTAAACATTAATTTACAGCACGAATTTAATAAAAACTGGAAATTAACATCACAGCTAACTTATGTGAATGAATATACAATGGGCAGCGATATCTGGCCAAGTAATTTTGAAGGAAATTATATGATCCGTCGTGTCAATTATTGGGAAGCTGATAACACCATGAAGTTCGGACAGGTATTTTTAAATGGATTTGTAAAAACAGGTCCTGTTTCCCACAAAATTTTAGCCGGCCTGGATCTGGGTAGCAAAAAATATATGGCAGATTGGTCTCAAGGATATAATTTGGATAAATTTAATGCTAACGGAGACTATAATGCTGATCCTCAAAACCCAAACACCGTTGCTGATTATAATTATTGGTATAATACAAATACCCAAAATTATGATATCAATGGTGGGCTGGCCTATTCCGGCCCTAACGGTCAATATAAAGCCTTTGATGCAAGCAAACCTCTATCAGTAAGAGCAGGAGCGGGAAGCACCATCGATCAAAATTATACAGGACTTTACTTACAGGATGAATTAGGATTCTTCAATGATGCTTTAAGACTTACTCTTGCCGCACGTTACACTAATGTAAAAGAGATTAGTTACGGAACAAAATCAGAAGCAAACAGAATTACTCCTCGTATTGGACTAAGCTATTCTATTGATGAAAACATGTCTGCCTATGCTTTATACGATCAATCTTTTGTACCACAGGCAGGATTATTCAGAGATGGAACAACAGCAACACCACTTACCGGTAATAATATTGAAGTAGGAGTGAAAAAAGACTGGTTTGGAGGAAAATGGAATACGACCGTTTCATTATATAACATCAATAAAAATAATGAGATTACAGGAGACCCCGACCAAACTAACAATCCCAATGGAAAATATTCTATTCTTCTTGGAAAAACAAGAGTGCAGGGTGTTGAATTTGATCTAAAAGGAGAAATTACCAGAGGCTTTAATGCTATTTTTAATTACGCATTTACTGAGAATAAATTTACAGAAACAACAGCCAAAGCCAATAAGGGAGACAAAGTTCCTGGTTATGCAAAACATACTGCAAACGGTTGGTTGAATTATACTTTTACAGATGGATTGCTGGAAGGTTTCGGATTAAGTTTCGGAGGAACATACCTTGCAGGACGAAGCAGCTGGGATTGGGGAAGCACAAACAGCCTTCAAATGGGAGATTATGTAAAATTTGATGCAGGTGCTTCATGGGAAAACAGAAAATTCAGAGTAGGATTGAATGTATTTAATGTATTCAACAGATACTTATATTCCGGCTCGCCTTATGGAAACTATTATTATTATCAGGCAGATGCTCCGAGAAACTTCAAATTATCAATAGGATATAAATTTTAA